One genomic segment of Bacteroides caccae includes these proteins:
- a CDS encoding PhoH family protein, producing MGTKKNFVLDTNVILHDYNCLKNFQENDIYLPLVVLEELDKFKKGNEQINFNAREFVRELDVLTSDELFSEGVKLGEGLGRLFVVTSNVPATKVWESFPIRKPDHLILAATEYLTAKYPKMKSILVTKDVNLRMKARSIGLLCEDYITDKVVNVDVFEKSNEIFENVDPALIDRIYSSKEGLDLSEFDFKDLIHPNECFVLKSDRNSVLARYNPFTHSICRVMKGKNYGIEPRNAEQSFAFEILNDPNVKLVALTGKAGTGKTLLALAAALGKLTDYKQILLARPVVALSNKDIGFLPGDAQEKVAPYMQPLFDNLNVIKRQFATNSTEVKRIEDMQKSEQLVIEALAFIRGRSLSEMYCIIDEAQNLTPNEIKTIITRAGEGTKMVFTGDIQQIDQPYLDSQSNGLVYMIDRMKDQNIFAHVNLLKGERSELSELASNLL from the coding sequence ATGGGAACTAAGAAAAATTTTGTGTTGGACACAAATGTTATTCTTCACGACTACAATTGCTTGAAGAACTTTCAGGAAAATGATATCTATCTCCCTCTTGTCGTACTCGAAGAACTGGATAAGTTTAAGAAGGGAAACGAGCAGATTAATTTCAATGCTCGTGAGTTTGTACGTGAACTGGATGTGTTGACAAGCGACGAACTTTTCTCCGAAGGGGTGAAACTGGGAGAAGGATTGGGACGTTTGTTTGTAGTGACCAGCAATGTGCCGGCTACTAAAGTATGGGAGTCTTTCCCTATCAGGAAACCGGATCATCTGATTCTCGCGGCAACTGAATATCTGACGGCGAAATATCCGAAAATGAAGTCTATTCTGGTGACCAAAGATGTGAATTTGCGTATGAAGGCCCGTTCTATCGGACTTCTTTGTGAGGATTATATCACAGATAAGGTCGTGAATGTGGATGTCTTTGAAAAATCCAATGAAATATTTGAAAATGTAGATCCGGCATTGATCGACCGTATCTATTCTTCTAAAGAGGGACTCGACTTGAGCGAGTTTGACTTTAAGGATCTGATTCATCCGAATGAATGTTTTGTGCTGAAGAGTGATCGTAATAGTGTATTGGCACGTTATAATCCTTTTACTCATTCTATCTGCCGGGTGATGAAAGGCAAGAATTATGGAATCGAGCCCCGGAACGCCGAACAAAGTTTTGCTTTTGAAATTCTGAATGACCCGAATGTGAAATTGGTGGCATTGACGGGAAAGGCGGGAACGGGCAAGACTTTATTGGCATTGGCTGCTGCTTTGGGTAAATTGACCGATTACAAACAGATATTACTGGCACGTCCGGTAGTGGCACTTTCGAATAAGGATATCGGTTTCCTTCCGGGAGACGCACAGGAAAAAGTGGCTCCTTACATGCAACCGTTGTTCGACAACTTGAATGTAATCAAACGTCAGTTTGCGACGAACTCCACAGAGGTGAAACGCATTGAGGATATGCAAAAGAGCGAGCAACTGGTAATTGAGGCTCTGGCTTTTATCCGTGGACGCAGTTTAAGCGAGATGTATTGTATTATCGACGAAGCGCAGAACCTGACTCCGAACGAAATAAAAACGATTATCACTCGTGCGGGAGAAGGTACGAAAATGGTATTTACCGGAGATATCCAACAGATTGACCAGCCTTATCTGGATAGCCAGTCTAACGGGCTGGTATATATGATTGACCGCATGAAAGATCAGAATATCTTTGCGCACGTCAACCTGTTGAAGGGCGAACGTAGTGAGTTGAGTGAACTGGCGAGTAACTTGCTATAA